The following coding sequences lie in one Gemmatimonadota bacterium genomic window:
- a CDS encoding NAD(P)H-binding protein translates to MRVCIIGASGKLGKYMVQHALDRGHQVLAVCREQSVEKLEEFHGRITIVPGRTNDPEMIRRAVAGCEGVLTVLVPWGVDGYSTGTAQAVLDHAEPDARLVFSCGWHITRDGKDRYSRKHRILVALFGTFARLLRFADLDDQVEACRRVFTSDRRWTVVRGSDLEEGESEGLPVWSRHVGDQILESNRTRRVDFALFMVEALTNDALVQEAPAIVGCRAPSALAHAGQAGH, encoded by the coding sequence ATGAGAGTCTGCATCATCGGCGCATCGGGAAAACTCGGGAAGTACATGGTGCAACACGCGTTGGACCGTGGTCATCAAGTGTTGGCCGTCTGCCGGGAGCAGAGCGTCGAAAAGCTCGAAGAGTTCCACGGCCGCATCACCATCGTGCCCGGCCGGACCAACGATCCTGAGATGATCCGACGCGCGGTGGCCGGTTGTGAAGGCGTGCTGACGGTCCTGGTCCCCTGGGGTGTGGACGGCTACTCGACGGGAACCGCTCAGGCGGTCCTGGACCACGCCGAGCCGGATGCGCGGTTAGTCTTCTCGTGCGGCTGGCACATCACGCGGGATGGAAAAGACAGATATTCCCGGAAGCACAGGATCCTGGTCGCGTTGTTCGGCACGTTCGCGCGCCTCCTCCGGTTCGCGGACCTGGACGACCAGGTGGAAGCCTGCCGGCGAGTCTTCACCAGCGACCGACGCTGGACGGTGGTGCGGGGGAGTGATCTGGAAGAGGGCGAAAGCGAGGGACTCCCCGTCTGGAGTCGGCATGTCGGAGATCAAATCCTCGAGAGCAACCGTACTAGACGTGTAGACTTTGCCCTGTTCATGGTGGAGGCGCTCACGAATGACGCGTTGGTCCAGGAAGCTCCGGCGATCGTCGGGTGCAGGGCTCCTTCCGCCCTGGCACATGCCGGCCAGGCAGGGCACTAG
- a CDS encoding GrpB family protein, protein MRRVEVRDYDPEWPLLYEHLRARIWPAVSDVAITIEHVGSTAVPGLAAKPIIDLDVVAVPALINECTRRLEGLGYRHQGDLGIPGREAFAEPPGSPRHHLYLCSSDSEALANHLTVRAALRASSSEARAYGELKKALADTFAEDRDAYTAGKTDFLLALLARAGFSAAALADIRGMNAR, encoded by the coding sequence ATGCGTCGTGTAGAAGTCAGGGACTACGATCCCGAGTGGCCCCTGCTCTACGAACACCTGCGGGCTCGCATCTGGCCCGCAGTCTCGGACGTGGCAATTACGATCGAGCACGTGGGGAGTACTGCGGTCCCGGGGCTGGCGGCCAAGCCGATCATCGACCTCGATGTGGTCGCCGTTCCGGCCCTGATCAACGAGTGCACGCGCCGGCTGGAGGGTCTCGGCTACCGACACCAAGGAGACCTCGGGATCCCTGGCCGGGAGGCGTTCGCGGAGCCTCCCGGATCTCCACGTCACCACCTGTACCTCTGTTCCTCGGACAGTGAGGCACTGGCGAACCACCTTACGGTGCGCGCGGCGCTGCGGGCCTCCTCATCCGAGGCGCGCGCCTACGGTGAGTTGAAGAAAGCGCTTGCAGACACCTTCGCCGAGGACCGGGACGCCTATACCGCGGGGAAGACCGACTTCCTACTGGCCCTCCTGGCCAGAGCCGGGTTTTCCGCGGCCGCGCTGGCTGACATTCGGGGGATGAACGCGAGGTAG
- a CDS encoding DUF6438 domain-containing protein: MNARAGGLFASLVVGTTVGVGAMGCGPRSLTPLPDDFAVAAVSSSGALGSGNWRRVVWVGPTDSGAVELHLEASYPPSGWDTVRAEFPLAADARAALWTMLAPLPDSKPEWDPDRTRVGGGVSGLRIVNGGDTLTLDEFMPDPWGVRAIEVHQAIWNLVPQGMLDSLEALADSTGPDLPPDGIRFSAPYDSVALGRTACFGTCPEYAVVLRRSGRLTYAGVKHTTRIGLYEGTVPGDAFERIAEALQQEGFAAFADRYEVDATDHPSTCIITYGPEPGQTHGVVDYGGQAPAGFGAIAAAIDALVAVADWDGVEPEAPLSFVDCDSAVSDA; this comes from the coding sequence ATGAACGCCCGCGCAGGGGGCCTTTTCGCGTCGCTCGTCGTGGGCACCACCGTGGGAGTGGGAGCCATGGGCTGCGGTCCCCGGTCCCTCACTCCACTCCCGGACGACTTCGCGGTCGCTGCTGTCTCCAGCAGCGGAGCTCTGGGCTCTGGGAACTGGCGACGGGTCGTGTGGGTGGGTCCTACCGATTCCGGCGCGGTGGAGCTGCACCTGGAAGCGAGCTATCCACCCTCGGGATGGGATACGGTGCGCGCCGAGTTCCCCCTAGCGGCGGACGCCCGAGCGGCGCTCTGGACGATGCTGGCGCCCCTGCCGGACTCCAAACCCGAGTGGGATCCCGACCGGACACGGGTGGGTGGTGGCGTGAGCGGGCTTCGCATCGTCAATGGCGGGGACACGTTGACCCTCGACGAGTTCATGCCGGATCCGTGGGGTGTCCGAGCGATCGAGGTCCACCAGGCCATCTGGAATCTCGTACCTCAGGGGATGCTCGACTCTCTAGAGGCCTTGGCCGACAGTACCGGACCGGACCTGCCTCCGGACGGCATCCGATTCAGTGCCCCCTACGACTCGGTCGCACTGGGACGGACGGCCTGCTTTGGCACATGCCCGGAATACGCCGTGGTCCTCCGTCGCTCGGGCAGACTGACGTACGCAGGAGTCAAACACACGACGCGGATCGGCCTCTATGAGGGGACCGTCCCCGGCGACGCCTTCGAGCGGATCGCCGAGGCTCTTCAGCAGGAGGGCTTCGCAGCGTTCGCGGATCGCTACGAGGTGGATGCCACCGACCATCCCAGTACCTGCATCATCACGTACGGTCCGGAGCCCGGGCAGACCCATGGGGTGGTGGACTATGGAGGCCAGGCACCGGCTGGCTTCGGCGCCATCGCCGCCGCCATCGATGCGCTCGTCGCAGTCGCGGACTGGGACGGTGTGGAGCCCGAGGCTCCGCTGAGTTTCGTAGACTGCGACTCCGCGGTCAGCGACGCCTAA
- a CDS encoding carboxypeptidase-like regulatory domain-containing protein → MMLPACDSDALLGPGAAQGIAGLVLIGPQCPVETEANPCPDLPHQATIEIREQGGAFVTNVRSGSDGTFRVGLRPGAYTLRPESGRPLPTAADQDVTVVAGSYTEVTIHYDTGIR, encoded by the coding sequence GTGATGCTGCCGGCCTGCGACTCCGATGCCCTCCTCGGCCCCGGCGCGGCACAAGGGATCGCGGGACTGGTCCTGATCGGCCCCCAGTGCCCGGTCGAGACCGAAGCGAATCCCTGTCCCGACCTTCCCCACCAAGCGACCATCGAGATTCGCGAGCAGGGGGGAGCCTTCGTGACGAACGTGCGCTCCGGGTCGGACGGTACCTTCAGGGTCGGACTTCGCCCCGGGGCTTACACACTACGACCGGAATCCGGGCGCCCGCTCCCCACGGCTGCCGATCAGGACGTGACCGTCGTCGCGGGAAGCTACACGGAGGTCACCATCCACTACGATACGGGGATCCGGTAG
- a CDS encoding FAD-binding oxidoreductase, with amino-acid sequence MNELELTQLDGGKVLLDENALSGLRTAFGEQLILPSDAGFEAARKVWNGMIDRRPALIVRCRGAADVLAALRFAREHRALLAVRGGGHNVAGYGTCDGGLVIDLSPMRHVEVDPTTHTVRVAGGATWAEVDRETQVFGLAVPGGIVSTTGVAGLTLGGGQGWLRRTYGMASDSLKSATVVTAAGELVTASLEQNPDLFWALRGGGGNFGVVTSFEFNTYPAGPLIAFAGPAYPLESAATVMAAMRRFASDAPDEVNLSATWWSIPAVDAFPAALHGRPVIILGAVYVGDPSVGERVLQPLREIETPLLDLSGTLPYLALQKLFDPFFPARELQYYWKSIYLSGLDEDAVQTVAERVAARPSAMSMVGLWALGGALDRLDGSASATGERGAPYLLEILANWQDPAQSAENIAWARDLFDAMRPHATGKTNLNFPGTGDEEGFTRAALGEHWKRLVQIKQRFDPENLFRLNQNITPY; translated from the coding sequence ATGAATGAGCTCGAGCTGACGCAACTCGATGGCGGGAAGGTGTTGCTCGACGAAAACGCACTGAGCGGGCTCCGCACCGCGTTCGGCGAACAGCTCATTCTCCCGAGCGACGCTGGCTTCGAAGCAGCCCGCAAGGTCTGGAACGGGATGATCGATCGGCGCCCTGCCCTCATCGTCCGCTGCCGGGGCGCGGCGGACGTCCTCGCGGCGCTGCGGTTCGCGCGGGAGCACCGAGCTCTGCTGGCCGTACGCGGCGGTGGGCACAACGTGGCGGGCTACGGCACCTGCGATGGCGGCTTGGTCATCGACCTCTCCCCGATGCGCCACGTCGAGGTGGACCCGACCACCCATACGGTCCGGGTTGCCGGAGGTGCCACCTGGGCGGAGGTGGACCGGGAGACGCAGGTCTTCGGACTGGCCGTCCCGGGAGGCATCGTCTCCACCACGGGGGTCGCCGGACTGACGCTCGGCGGAGGCCAGGGTTGGCTACGGCGCACCTATGGCATGGCATCCGACAGCTTGAAGTCGGCCACCGTCGTCACGGCCGCCGGCGAGCTCGTCACCGCCAGTCTCGAGCAGAACCCCGACCTCTTCTGGGCCCTTCGTGGGGGAGGCGGGAACTTCGGCGTGGTGACGTCCTTCGAGTTCAACACCTACCCGGCAGGTCCACTCATCGCCTTCGCAGGCCCTGCCTACCCACTCGAAAGCGCCGCAACCGTGATGGCCGCCATGCGTCGCTTCGCCTCCGACGCACCGGACGAGGTCAACCTTTCGGCGACGTGGTGGTCGATCCCCGCCGTGGATGCCTTTCCGGCCGCGCTGCACGGTCGCCCTGTGATCATCCTGGGAGCTGTGTACGTGGGCGATCCCAGCGTTGGAGAACGGGTTCTGCAGCCGCTGCGAGAGATCGAGACACCGTTGCTCGATCTCTCCGGCACGCTCCCCTATCTGGCGCTGCAGAAGCTGTTCGATCCGTTCTTCCCGGCGAGGGAGCTGCAGTACTACTGGAAGTCGATCTATTTGTCGGGGCTCGATGAGGATGCCGTGCAGACCGTCGCAGAGCGGGTCGCGGCTCGTCCCTCCGCGATGTCGATGGTGGGGCTGTGGGCGCTCGGCGGTGCGCTGGACCGCCTGGACGGATCGGCCTCCGCCACCGGTGAGCGGGGAGCACCCTACCTGCTCGAGATCCTGGCCAACTGGCAGGATCCTGCCCAATCCGCCGAGAACATCGCCTGGGCCCGGGACCTGTTCGATGCGATGAGGCCCCACGCGACAGGAAAGACCAACCTGAACTTCCCCGGCACCGGAGACGAAGAAGGATTCACGCGCGCGGCGCTTGGTGAACATTGGAAGAGGCTCGTCCAGATCAAGCAACGCTTCGATCCGGAGAACCTGTTCCGCCTCAATCAGAACATCACGCCTTATTAG
- a CDS encoding VCBS repeat-containing protein produces MDVRIISKDPVQRDVRALHILAPLLAASLLGACTRAAVPEGGARHFDTAIFLEDSAATSANVSVGDVDGDGHLDVVLVKGRHWPLLDLVLLGDGNGGFADPYAVGPDADRSYSGELVDLDGDGDLDIVVSNDDPDPKLVHLNDGTGHFSVGSTFGEPEWSTRHLAVADFDGDTRLDAVLANRYGDNTGPSFICFGTAEGGFNAPCVAVSMGSATTITPADLNGDGAPDLVVPHRDGGQSYVYLNDGAGHFEERHPFGPPDANIRSAKVADLDGDGVPDLAAIDERTGPALFMGEPGVTFGPAQPLDASGARPYAIRVADMDGNGRPDIIVGFVESRPIVYFNDGPGAFTPVPFGDDEGSAYGFAVGDLNEDGLLDIAMARSEARNVLYLGSR; encoded by the coding sequence ATGGACGTCCGCATCATCTCGAAAGACCCCGTGCAGCGCGACGTTCGCGCCCTGCACATCCTGGCACCGCTGCTGGCCGCGTCACTCCTCGGTGCGTGCACGCGCGCGGCCGTGCCAGAGGGTGGAGCCCGCCACTTCGACACGGCGATCTTCCTCGAGGACTCGGCCGCCACCTCGGCCAACGTCAGCGTGGGTGACGTCGATGGCGACGGACATCTCGATGTGGTGTTGGTGAAGGGACGTCACTGGCCGCTGCTGGATCTCGTGCTCCTCGGCGACGGGAACGGCGGCTTCGCCGATCCCTATGCGGTAGGCCCGGATGCGGACCGCTCGTACTCGGGTGAGCTCGTGGACCTGGATGGGGATGGAGACCTCGACATCGTCGTCAGCAACGACGATCCCGACCCCAAGCTGGTGCATCTGAACGACGGAACGGGCCACTTCTCCGTGGGCTCCACGTTCGGAGAGCCCGAGTGGTCCACCCGCCATCTCGCCGTGGCGGACTTCGATGGGGATACCCGCTTGGACGCGGTGCTGGCGAACCGCTACGGGGACAACACCGGACCCAGCTTCATCTGCTTCGGCACCGCCGAGGGGGGCTTCAACGCGCCCTGCGTGGCTGTGAGCATGGGGTCAGCCACCACCATCACGCCCGCCGACCTGAACGGCGACGGTGCGCCGGACCTGGTGGTTCCGCATCGTGACGGCGGCCAGAGCTACGTCTACTTGAACGACGGCGCGGGGCACTTCGAGGAGCGCCATCCCTTCGGTCCCCCCGACGCGAACATCCGCAGCGCCAAGGTCGCGGATCTCGATGGGGATGGGGTTCCGGACCTCGCCGCCATCGATGAACGGACGGGACCGGCGCTGTTCATGGGGGAGCCCGGCGTGACGTTCGGACCGGCCCAGCCGCTCGATGCCTCGGGCGCCAGGCCCTACGCGATCCGGGTCGCCGACATGGACGGCAACGGAAGACCCGACATCATCGTGGGATTCGTGGAGTCACGGCCGATCGTGTACTTCAACGACGGGCCGGGGGCCTTCACGCCGGTGCCCTTTGGGGATGACGAAGGCTCGGCCTACGGCTTCGCCGTCGGCGACCTCAACGAAGATGGATTGCTGGACATCGCAATGGCGCGCTCCGAAGCCCGCAACGTGCTGTACCTGGGGTCGCGGTAG
- a CDS encoding TetR family transcriptional regulator: MSMSIPYEATGRTSQKARTREALIQAARDLVRGGVSPTVEEAAAAASISRATAYRYFPNREALLVAAHPEVEAPSLLGADPPTDAEERLDRVVTGLARIFLDAEESYRTMLRISLEGAPPEHELTLRKGRRFIWLDDALAPVRRRLGKARYERLVQALGATIGIEALVALIDLGGLSRQRAVEVMRWSARALLQSALGEVG, from the coding sequence ATGAGCATGTCAATCCCATATGAAGCGACCGGGCGAACGTCCCAGAAAGCGCGGACCCGGGAGGCGCTGATTCAGGCGGCCCGCGACCTGGTGCGCGGGGGCGTCAGCCCCACAGTGGAAGAGGCCGCAGCGGCGGCGTCCATCTCGCGCGCAACCGCCTACCGCTACTTCCCGAATCGGGAGGCGCTGCTGGTGGCGGCGCACCCCGAGGTCGAGGCGCCCTCGTTACTCGGCGCTGACCCGCCGACCGATGCGGAGGAGCGGCTGGACCGGGTCGTGACCGGCCTCGCGCGGATCTTCCTGGATGCGGAGGAGAGCTACCGCACCATGCTGCGCATCTCCCTGGAGGGGGCGCCTCCCGAGCACGAGCTGACGCTGCGCAAGGGGCGCCGCTTCATCTGGCTCGACGATGCGCTGGCGCCGGTACGGCGCCGACTGGGAAAGGCTCGCTACGAGCGCCTCGTCCAGGCCCTTGGTGCGACCATTGGCATCGAGGCGTTGGTCGCATTGATCGATCTCGGTGGTCTCTCCAGGCAGCGGGCGGTGGAGGTGATGCGCTGGTCGGCGAGAGCGCTGTTGCAGAGTGCGTTGGGCGAGGTGGGCTGA
- a CDS encoding aminotransferase class V-fold PLP-dependent enzyme, producing the protein MISRRGFIATAGLAGVATAVAGPVQAAPAGPQQALPPLNRPSGAPHEVARDEAYWGRVAAYYQIGSGYTNLEAGYWGMMAAPVLAQFHGHIDRVNRDNSYYARREYDRDLTAARERVARFVGAKPSEIAFTRGATEALQRLIIQYRPVGAGDAVIYADLDYSSMQTAMRALAEQRGATLVRFDLPEPATRQGVLDSYAQILERTSKARLLLLTHLNNKTGLIIPVKEIAAMARARGVDVVVDAAHSFGQCDLRLDDLGADFVGLNLHKWLGAPVGAGLMYVKEGRLDDLDPMLGEEDNGRIDSRIHTGTTNFATFLSVPAALDFHDAVGGPHKAARVRYLRDRWVGAVRGTRGIDVLTPDDAELVAAITSFRLHGRGGRTENQAVVAELLDRWGIFTVWRTGVAAGDCVRVTPALYNTPADVDQLAAALTELAAAV; encoded by the coding sequence ATGATCTCACGACGAGGCTTCATCGCCACCGCCGGCCTGGCCGGCGTCGCCACAGCGGTCGCGGGCCCCGTCCAAGCCGCCCCGGCCGGACCACAGCAGGCGCTCCCCCCGCTGAACCGGCCCAGCGGCGCACCCCATGAGGTGGCGCGTGACGAGGCCTACTGGGGTCGCGTGGCCGCCTACTACCAGATCGGGAGCGGCTACACCAACCTGGAGGCCGGCTACTGGGGCATGATGGCCGCGCCCGTGCTCGCCCAGTTCCACGGACACATCGACCGCGTCAATCGCGACAACTCCTACTACGCTCGCCGAGAGTACGATCGGGATCTGACGGCGGCCCGTGAGCGGGTCGCTCGCTTCGTGGGCGCCAAGCCCTCCGAGATCGCCTTTACGCGGGGCGCCACCGAGGCGCTGCAGCGGCTGATCATCCAGTACCGCCCGGTCGGGGCCGGCGATGCGGTGATCTACGCCGACCTCGACTACAGCTCCATGCAGACGGCCATGAGGGCGCTGGCGGAGCAGCGGGGCGCCACGCTGGTGCGCTTCGACCTCCCGGAGCCGGCCACGCGCCAAGGTGTGCTCGACTCGTATGCGCAGATTCTGGAACGCACATCGAAGGCTCGCCTGCTCCTGCTGACGCATCTCAACAACAAGACCGGGCTCATCATCCCGGTCAAAGAGATCGCCGCGATGGCGCGCGCGCGCGGAGTCGACGTGGTGGTCGACGCGGCCCACTCGTTCGGGCAGTGCGATCTCCGACTGGATGACCTGGGCGCCGACTTCGTGGGGCTGAACCTGCACAAGTGGTTGGGGGCCCCTGTCGGGGCAGGGCTGATGTACGTGAAGGAGGGCCGACTGGACGACCTCGACCCCATGTTGGGTGAGGAGGACAACGGCCGCATCGACAGCCGCATCCACACCGGGACCACCAACTTCGCCACCTTCCTCAGCGTGCCTGCCGCTCTGGACTTCCACGACGCCGTGGGTGGTCCGCACAAAGCGGCGCGCGTGCGCTATCTGCGGGACCGCTGGGTCGGTGCCGTGCGAGGCACCCGTGGCATCGATGTCCTCACGCCCGACGATGCGGAGCTGGTGGCCGCCATCACCTCGTTCCGACTACACGGCCGCGGTGGGCGGACCGAGAACCAGGCGGTGGTGGCAGAGCTTCTGGACCGCTGGGGCATCTTCACGGTGTGGCGCACGGGAGTGGCAGCGGGCGACTGCGTGCGCGTCACTCCGGCGCTCTACAACACGCCGGCGGATGTGGACCAGTTGGCAGCTGCGCTCACGGAGTTGGCCGCGGCGGTGTAG
- a CDS encoding serine hydrolase domain-containing protein, whose product MAHRDTGDLPSSSAIDSAAHALMQREDVQGLALGVIVDGAVAHVVAYGIRNAAGDPLTTGTVMYGASLTKTAFAYLVMQLVDEGRLDLDASVVELLPQPLPAYEDYGDLAGDDRWKALTMRILLTHATGFANFRWLEEDGKLRFHHDPGTRYGYSGEGFYIAQLVLEEGLGLDVGEEMQRRIYDRFDMRRTSMQWRPDLATDLADGFGSDGTPEPHDERSRVSAAGSMDTTIDDQARFWAGLVRGDGLTAASRSEMMRMQVPISSAHQFPTLATETNPANAAIGLGAGLGLVTFHADRGDVWFKGGHNDWTGNMVVCVDQERRCVVLLSNDVRAERLYPDLVRAVLGETGLPWTWEYGWLEGE is encoded by the coding sequence ATGGCGCACCGCGACACAGGCGACCTTCCGTCCTCCTCCGCGATCGACAGCGCCGCGCACGCCTTGATGCAGCGCGAAGACGTGCAAGGGCTGGCACTCGGCGTCATCGTCGACGGGGCGGTCGCCCATGTGGTGGCCTACGGGATCCGCAACGCCGCGGGTGACCCCTTGACGACCGGGACCGTGATGTACGGCGCGTCCCTGACCAAGACCGCGTTCGCGTATCTGGTCATGCAGCTGGTGGACGAGGGGCGGCTGGACCTCGATGCCTCGGTCGTCGAGCTGCTCCCGCAGCCGCTGCCGGCGTACGAAGACTACGGCGACCTGGCAGGCGATGACCGCTGGAAGGCACTGACCATGCGCATTCTGCTGACCCATGCAACAGGGTTCGCGAACTTCCGCTGGTTGGAGGAAGATGGGAAGCTCCGCTTCCATCACGACCCCGGCACGCGCTACGGCTACTCCGGTGAAGGGTTCTACATCGCTCAATTGGTGCTGGAGGAAGGGCTGGGGCTGGATGTCGGAGAGGAGATGCAACGTCGGATCTACGACCGCTTCGACATGAGGCGCACATCGATGCAGTGGCGCCCCGACTTGGCGACCGACCTGGCCGATGGCTTCGGTTCGGACGGAACGCCGGAGCCACATGACGAACGCTCGCGCGTGAGCGCAGCGGGCTCCATGGATACCACGATCGACGATCAGGCACGGTTCTGGGCCGGGCTGGTTCGAGGGGACGGCCTGACGGCCGCGTCACGATCGGAGATGATGCGGATGCAGGTTCCCATCTCCTCGGCCCACCAGTTCCCCACGCTTGCCACGGAGACCAACCCCGCCAACGCCGCGATCGGACTGGGGGCCGGGTTGGGTCTGGTGACGTTCCACGCCGACCGCGGCGATGTATGGTTCAAGGGCGGCCACAACGACTGGACGGGCAACATGGTGGTGTGTGTCGATCAGGAGCGGCGCTGTGTGGTGCTCCTGTCCAACGACGTCCGGGCCGAGCGTCTCTACCCGGACCTTGTGCGGGCCGTGCTTGGAGAAACGGGCCTGCCTTGGACGTGGGAGTACGGTTGGCTGGAGGGGGAGTAG
- a CDS encoding amidohydrolase, whose translation MASLVGLLGLGACAPSDAPADTIFVGDNIVTMDPARSSAEAVAVRGETIVAVGTREDVMALLGDQTRVVELGGRALLPGFIDAHGHFTGAGDALRSLGLHPPPVGDVENIDDLVGKVRRWIDDHDIPPGEAVMGRGYDDALLAEGRHPTRFDLDRISTEHPIVLTHVSGHLRAVNSKALEVSGITAATDDPPGGHIRRVAGSREPNGVLEERAGRLIDTGPQQEQTQEDLDELVRASIDVYLGYGTTTIQNGGGTSPDMIRALRAVAAREPLHADLAVFSSADGILSNEVHYEPGYSNGMRVAGVKFVLDGSPQGRTAWVTQPYDEGPPGAPADYTAYGTMDPDEYKTKAAALIQRGVPYLAHANGDAAMDLMIEGVREGVAGMTPMPDHRSVIIHAQLMRADQLDEAAELGIVPSFFSAHAFFWGDWHRRSFGEERASNISPVRWAIDRGVHFTVHNDASVVPPDIMRLVSITVNRKTRSGYVLGPDQRATVMEALNAVTLGAAYQYFEEDTKGSITVGKQADLVILGENPLTADVGALADIPIVETFSRGRSVFTR comes from the coding sequence ATGGCCAGCCTGGTTGGGCTACTGGGTCTGGGGGCGTGCGCTCCGTCCGATGCACCCGCGGACACGATCTTCGTCGGCGACAACATCGTGACCATGGATCCGGCTCGTTCATCGGCCGAAGCGGTCGCGGTGCGAGGCGAGACGATCGTAGCCGTGGGGACTCGCGAGGACGTGATGGCCCTGCTCGGCGATCAGACCCGCGTGGTCGAGCTGGGCGGCCGCGCCCTGCTCCCCGGCTTCATCGATGCGCACGGTCACTTCACGGGAGCGGGCGACGCGCTGCGATCGCTCGGCCTGCACCCACCCCCGGTGGGGGATGTCGAGAACATCGACGATCTGGTGGGCAAGGTGCGCAGGTGGATCGACGACCACGACATCCCGCCCGGGGAGGCGGTGATGGGTCGGGGGTATGACGACGCGCTGCTTGCGGAGGGGCGCCACCCTACGCGGTTCGACCTGGACCGGATCTCGACCGAACACCCGATCGTGCTGACACACGTATCTGGCCACCTGCGTGCCGTCAACTCCAAAGCACTGGAAGTCAGTGGGATCACGGCCGCCACGGACGACCCGCCCGGAGGACATATCCGTCGGGTTGCCGGCTCCCGTGAGCCCAATGGTGTCCTCGAGGAGCGTGCTGGGCGCCTGATCGACACGGGCCCCCAGCAAGAGCAGACCCAGGAGGATCTGGACGAACTGGTCCGCGCTTCGATCGACGTCTATCTCGGTTACGGCACCACCACGATCCAGAATGGGGGAGGTACGAGCCCCGACATGATCCGCGCCCTGCGGGCAGTGGCCGCGCGCGAGCCGCTACACGCGGACCTGGCGGTGTTCTCGAGCGCGGATGGCATCTTGAGCAACGAGGTGCACTACGAGCCCGGCTACAGCAACGGGATGCGTGTCGCGGGCGTGAAGTTCGTGCTGGACGGCTCACCTCAAGGGCGTACCGCCTGGGTCACACAGCCCTATGACGAGGGCCCTCCCGGTGCGCCGGCCGACTATACGGCCTACGGGACCATGGACCCGGATGAATACAAGACCAAGGCGGCGGCCCTCATCCAGCGGGGGGTCCCCTATCTGGCGCACGCCAACGGGGACGCGGCCATGGACCTCATGATCGAAGGCGTGCGGGAGGGCGTGGCCGGCATGACTCCGATGCCGGACCACCGGTCCGTCATCATCCACGCCCAGCTCATGCGCGCCGACCAGCTGGACGAGGCTGCCGAGTTGGGCATCGTCCCGTCGTTCTTCTCGGCGCACGCGTTCTTCTGGGGCGACTGGCATCGGCGCTCCTTCGGTGAGGAGCGCGCCAGCAACATCAGTCCCGTGCGTTGGGCCATCGATCGGGGAGTCCACTTCACGGTGCACAACGACGCGTCCGTGGTGCCCCCGGACATCATGCGTCTGGTCTCGATCACTGTGAACCGGAAGACGCGAAGCGGCTACGTGCTGGGGCCGGATCAGCGGGCCACGGTCATGGAAGCCTTGAACGCGGTCACCTTGGGTGCGGCTTATCAGTACTTCGAGGAGGACACCAAGGGCTCCATTACCGTTGGGAAGCAGGCGGACCTGGTGATTCTCGGGGAGAACCCGCTCACTGCGGACGTTGGCGCGCTGGCGGACATTCCAATCGTGGAGACGTTCTCGCGCGGCCGCTCGGTCTTCACCCGCTAG